One genomic segment of Brevibacillus laterosporus LMG 15441 includes these proteins:
- a CDS encoding HD domain-containing protein: MILNQTGVRIEQQLQFLREIDQMKHIYRQTLLLNGSRRENDAEHSWHVAMLAMVLQEHASGTEVDLLRVIKMLLLHDIVEIDAGDTYVYDDRGYLDKEARERAAADRIYALLPDDQEVEFKGLWEEFEQRITPEARFAVALDRFQPLLFNYYTEGATWKTNHITRDQVIKRVKQPIQEGSESLWTYAEELINSAVEKGYLLA, from the coding sequence ATGATTTTGAATCAAACAGGAGTACGAATTGAACAGCAGCTCCAATTTTTAAGAGAAATTGATCAAATGAAGCATATCTACCGACAGACCTTACTTTTGAATGGCTCTAGGCGTGAAAATGATGCTGAGCATTCATGGCATGTAGCGATGTTAGCAATGGTTTTGCAAGAGCATGCTAGTGGTACTGAGGTGGATTTGTTACGAGTGATAAAAATGCTGTTACTGCATGATATTGTAGAGATTGATGCGGGAGATACATATGTGTACGATGATCGGGGATATCTTGACAAAGAGGCACGAGAGAGGGCTGCTGCTGATAGAATCTATGCCTTATTACCTGACGATCAGGAGGTAGAGTTTAAGGGCTTGTGGGAAGAATTTGAACAAAGAATTACTCCGGAGGCCCGATTTGCTGTTGCTCTCGATCGGTTTCAACCCTTGTTATTTAATTATTACACAGAAGGAGCCACCTGGAAAACCAATCATATTACAAGGGATCAGGTGATTAAGCGAGTGAAGCAACCGATTCAGGAGGGGTCTGAATCACTTTGGACATATGCTGAAGAGCTGATTAACAGTGCGGTAGAAAAGGGGTATCTACTGGCGTAA
- the pyrH gene encoding UMP kinase — translation MPRYKRVLVKLSGGAVAGGKGFGFDPDRLTHIADEVEALLRLGVEVAIVIGGGNIFRGNMANEWGIGRVEADNIGTMATVINSLMLRGVLNNRTDHEVRVMTANPINSVAEPYIRLRAMHHLEKGHVIIFAGGNGQPYVTTDYPAVQRALEMEADAILVAKHGVDGVLNGDPRILAKTKLYESLSYDDVIRQGLKVMDQSAIILARDYALPIHVFNFDKKHVMKRICEGENLGTLVSDQVGTVLSSH, via the coding sequence ATGCCAAGATATAAGCGTGTACTGGTCAAATTAAGTGGTGGTGCTGTAGCTGGAGGCAAAGGATTTGGTTTTGATCCAGATAGGCTGACACACATTGCGGATGAAGTAGAGGCACTGTTACGGTTAGGCGTGGAGGTAGCTATCGTCATTGGTGGTGGCAATATTTTTAGAGGGAATATGGCCAATGAATGGGGGATTGGCCGTGTGGAAGCGGATAATATCGGCACCATGGCAACGGTTATTAACAGTCTTATGCTCAGAGGTGTGCTGAACAACAGAACTGATCATGAGGTACGTGTGATGACTGCTAATCCAATTAATTCAGTTGCCGAGCCATATATTCGTCTGCGAGCGATGCATCATTTAGAGAAAGGACATGTCATTATCTTTGCTGGCGGAAATGGTCAGCCTTATGTCACAACAGATTATCCTGCCGTACAGCGCGCTTTAGAAATGGAAGCTGATGCGATCCTTGTTGCCAAGCATGGGGTAGATGGTGTACTCAATGGAGACCCGCGCATTTTGGCAAAAACAAAGCTGTATGAATCGCTTTCCTATGATGATGTGATTCGTCAGGGATTGAAGGTAATGGATCAATCTGCCATCATTTTGGCCCGTGACTATGCTTTGCCTATCCATGTTTTTAATTTTGATAAGAAGCATGTCATGAAGCGGATTTGTGAAGGTGAGAATCTAGGAACACTGGTTTCGGATCAGGTTGGTACTGTACTTTCATCTCATTAA
- a CDS encoding IclR family transcriptional regulator, with the protein MEEPKATVRSVERALDVLLCFTDATELGLSEIAARIGLHKSTVHRLLAALESKGFLQRNVQTEKYRLGFRVWELSANLTREDDPAVILLPEMEKLRDLLGETVSLYVIDGLERIRIQAVQSNQPIRRVAPVGAKMSLAVGASSKVLVAFADQMLLQELLTSPNWPDSVEKPQYQEQLKLIKQVGFATSSEEREVGAAAVSAPIYDKQGKVFAALSVSGPSSRLTEEKMKEIAAPIMHAAFRMGKMLM; encoded by the coding sequence ATGGAAGAACCCAAGGCAACCGTTCGTAGCGTAGAAAGGGCTTTAGATGTCCTTCTTTGTTTTACGGATGCAACGGAATTAGGATTAAGTGAAATCGCTGCTCGGATTGGTTTGCATAAAAGTACTGTACATCGGTTGTTGGCCGCACTTGAAAGCAAGGGATTTTTACAACGCAATGTTCAAACGGAAAAGTACCGTTTGGGATTTCGTGTGTGGGAGTTATCAGCTAATTTGACCCGGGAGGATGATCCGGCAGTCATTTTATTGCCAGAGATGGAAAAATTGCGCGACCTATTAGGAGAAACGGTGAGCCTGTATGTCATAGACGGGCTTGAGCGCATTCGCATTCAGGCAGTGCAAAGCAATCAACCGATTAGAAGAGTAGCTCCCGTGGGGGCTAAAATGTCGTTGGCGGTAGGAGCTTCCAGTAAGGTACTGGTGGCTTTTGCGGATCAAATGCTACTGCAAGAACTATTGACGTCTCCAAATTGGCCTGATTCGGTAGAGAAGCCTCAATATCAAGAACAGCTAAAACTGATTAAGCAAGTCGGATTTGCCACCAGTAGTGAAGAACGAGAGGTAGGAGCGGCAGCGGTGTCTGCCCCCATTTATGACAAACAGGGAAAGGTATTTGCTGCTTTATCTGTTTCTGGCCCATCAAGCCGATTAACGGAAGAGAAGATGAAGGAAATTGCGGCTCCCATCATGCATGCAGCCTTTCGGATGGGGAAAATGCTTATGTAG
- a CDS encoding inositol monophosphatase family protein yields the protein MLEIAKEAALTAGAYLKQRFSQQLFPELESHNDVKLVEDRESESRIIEVIHRHFPDHSIYSEEIGTISRGDEYLWVIDPMDGTNNFFVGHPYFSVSIALEHRGELLVGVVYNPIANQLFWAEKGKGAYLNGTPMHVSNKNVLARATGSYVRGREALTKEQEIETTRDLFLHTKRLMRNYSPALDFCLLANGWLDYIVMEKTNMMDVAAGVLIAQEAGAKMTGWCAEAFTYEAYHPELLVSMIVSGGALQDELCNMMRDYC from the coding sequence ATGCTAGAAATTGCAAAAGAGGCAGCACTTACAGCGGGAGCTTATTTAAAGCAACGTTTTTCACAACAATTGTTCCCTGAATTGGAATCGCACAATGATGTCAAGCTAGTAGAAGATAGAGAGAGTGAAAGCCGCATTATTGAAGTAATTCACCGCCACTTTCCCGATCATTCTATTTACTCTGAAGAAATCGGTACGATTAGCCGAGGTGACGAGTATTTATGGGTGATTGATCCAATGGACGGAACCAATAATTTCTTTGTGGGACATCCTTATTTTTCTGTTTCGATTGCGCTAGAGCACCGTGGAGAGCTGTTAGTAGGAGTGGTATACAACCCGATAGCTAACCAATTATTTTGGGCAGAGAAGGGCAAAGGAGCCTATTTAAATGGCACCCCAATGCATGTCAGTAATAAAAATGTACTCGCCCGTGCGACAGGTTCTTACGTACGAGGTAGAGAGGCATTGACAAAAGAGCAAGAAATAGAGACCACTAGAGATTTGTTCCTACACACGAAACGTTTAATGAGAAATTATTCTCCTGCGCTAGATTTTTGTTTGTTGGCAAATGGCTGGCTTGATTACATTGTAATGGAAAAAACCAACATGATGGATGTGGCGGCTGGCGTCTTAATTGCACAAGAGGCAGGGGCGAAAATGACTGGTTGGTGTGCAGAAGCATTTACATATGAAGCTTATCATCCCGAATTACTGGTTAGCATGATTGTAAGTGGGGGAGCGCTGCAAGATGAGCTATGCAATATGATGCGAGATTATTGTTAG
- a CDS encoding DNA translocase FtsK encodes MASLFERLKKFWQEMMEVEVEVHEQDDNREAKHVPIDEEQPIEFVSRQPRQTSSTRARTKNIYPRNHNEQELNEFMERTRPRFFRFPVVPDSEFEKQRKTKRRLTDIASDKMPSQYQRNQGQSEQGLWDSRESRNNTDYAFTQQERIASESEGRQRWKAGSLEQPVTDRYAQRGQKESDSRYSRHSSHATYQEEHVPSSTSGDSYNQSEPYSFKKPFAPTELFSPIYGKIKEGDNTVKKEQIRQARINEDGQIVIVTVDEPVREAEHEEYEKPEVDSLREQAAALAAQRLQAARQGKTSELSVQEKVYRSELEAADISKPEAVEQAESEVSEVVQPKAVFEQAEPEMSKAVEPEAVEQAESEVPGAVKPEAVFERAEPERSEAVEPEAVEQAEPEVSEAVKPEITAYEQSDTPAVSSGLVDFEQQELKNVVSVQHEMSGAVHARDVMLKQEHVHNLSISDEKNTVEEKQPVLPIPFSYVAAKEDSITDEVHIDRVEQVQTVEEPKTTAISTVQPEAPVFPAVQPTESELVGEASLKISPNASQNHSEKLTSREDLPEERPMYEFPSTSLLTPTQALTEDDYEHTLDQKNLLEETLSNFNVNANIVNIVKGPSVTRFELQPAPGVKVNKITGLSDDIKLNLAAKDIRIEAPIPGRNAVGIEVPNNKSEPIFIRRILESDKFKNHPSPLAIALGMDIGGEPIVADIKKMPHGLVAGSTGSGKSVCINSIIISLLFKSTPEQVRLLLIDPKMVELAPYNNLPHLVTPVVTDAKQATASLKWAVEEMEKRYALFVEAGVRDIERYNQTTDDQLPYIVIIIDELADLMMVSPQDVEDCIIRIAQKARACGIHLLLATQRPSVDIITGNIKANVPTRLAFAVFSQIDSRTILDQSGAERLLGRGDMLFLESGAPPIRLQGNYVNDDEIDAVTSVIKKQRKPEYIFTREELEAQVSSIEMGDDPLFHEALVFVAEQGQASASSLQRRFRIGYNRAARLIEMMEASGYVAGQNGGKPRTVLITAEDAQALGEGSNLF; translated from the coding sequence ATGGCTAGTTTGTTTGAACGTTTAAAGAAATTTTGGCAAGAAATGATGGAAGTAGAGGTAGAAGTACATGAGCAGGATGATAATCGGGAAGCTAAACACGTTCCTATAGATGAAGAGCAACCGATAGAATTTGTTAGCCGTCAACCGAGGCAGACTTCTTCTACGAGGGCACGTACCAAAAATATTTACCCAAGGAATCATAACGAGCAGGAATTAAACGAGTTCATGGAAAGAACGCGTCCCCGATTTTTCCGATTTCCTGTCGTGCCGGACAGTGAGTTTGAAAAGCAGAGGAAAACGAAAAGGCGCTTAACTGATATTGCTTCGGATAAGATGCCATCCCAGTATCAGCGTAATCAGGGTCAAAGTGAGCAGGGGCTATGGGATTCCAGAGAAAGCAGGAACAATACAGATTATGCTTTTACACAACAGGAACGAATTGCGTCGGAATCAGAAGGCCGCCAGAGATGGAAAGCGGGTTCTTTAGAACAGCCTGTTACAGATAGATACGCTCAACGAGGACAAAAGGAATCCGATTCACGCTACAGTAGACATTCCTCTCATGCTACTTATCAGGAAGAGCATGTGCCTAGCTCAACCTCAGGCGATAGTTACAATCAATCTGAGCCGTATAGCTTTAAAAAGCCTTTTGCACCTACAGAGCTGTTCTCACCGATCTATGGGAAAATTAAAGAAGGAGATAACACGGTTAAAAAGGAACAAATTCGACAAGCCCGAATTAACGAGGACGGACAGATTGTGATTGTAACGGTGGATGAACCGGTTCGGGAAGCAGAACACGAGGAGTATGAAAAGCCAGAAGTTGATTCTTTAAGAGAACAGGCTGCTGCTTTGGCAGCTCAACGATTGCAAGCAGCAAGGCAAGGTAAAACGTCTGAGCTAAGCGTACAAGAGAAAGTATATCGTTCAGAACTGGAAGCAGCAGATATTAGTAAACCAGAGGCAGTGGAACAAGCTGAATCAGAAGTATCAGAGGTGGTCCAGCCAAAGGCAGTTTTTGAACAAGCAGAACCGGAAATGTCAAAGGCTGTTGAACCAGAGGCGGTGGAACAAGCTGAATCAGAAGTACCAGGGGCGGTCAAGCCAGAGGCAGTTTTTGAGCGAGCAGAACCGGAAAGGTCAGAGGCTGTTGAACCAGAGGCAGTGGAACAAGCAGAACCAGAAGTATCAGAGGCAGTTAAACCAGAAATAACGGCCTATGAGCAGTCGGATACGCCAGCAGTTTCTAGTGGGCTAGTAGATTTTGAGCAACAGGAGCTAAAAAATGTTGTTTCCGTTCAACATGAAATGAGTGGGGCAGTTCATGCAAGGGATGTAATGCTCAAACAGGAGCATGTACACAACCTTTCCATCTCGGATGAGAAGAATACGGTAGAGGAAAAGCAACCAGTTTTACCTATTCCCTTTTCCTATGTAGCAGCAAAAGAGGATAGTATCACTGATGAGGTTCATATAGACCGAGTAGAACAGGTACAAACAGTGGAGGAGCCGAAGACAACAGCGATATCTACTGTTCAACCAGAAGCGCCTGTTTTTCCAGCAGTACAACCAACAGAGTCTGAGCTAGTAGGAGAAGCATCCCTAAAGATATCGCCTAATGCTTCTCAAAATCATTCGGAAAAGCTGACATCTAGAGAAGATTTGCCCGAAGAACGACCCATGTATGAATTTCCATCGACCTCGCTATTAACGCCTACTCAGGCTTTAACCGAGGATGATTACGAACATACATTGGATCAAAAGAATCTACTAGAGGAAACGCTAAGTAACTTTAACGTAAATGCAAATATAGTGAATATAGTTAAAGGTCCGTCAGTAACACGCTTTGAGTTACAACCGGCACCTGGGGTTAAAGTCAATAAAATTACTGGTCTTTCGGATGATATTAAATTAAATTTGGCTGCTAAGGATATTCGGATAGAAGCTCCTATTCCTGGACGAAATGCGGTCGGCATAGAGGTTCCAAATAACAAAAGCGAGCCGATCTTTATCCGCCGTATACTGGAATCAGACAAATTCAAGAACCATCCTTCGCCTCTTGCTATAGCGCTTGGAATGGATATTGGTGGGGAGCCGATCGTGGCTGATATTAAAAAAATGCCACACGGTTTGGTGGCAGGGTCTACTGGATCAGGGAAAAGTGTTTGTATCAATTCGATTATTATTAGTTTGCTATTTAAGTCCACACCAGAACAAGTACGATTGTTGCTGATTGACCCGAAAATGGTGGAATTGGCACCCTATAATAATCTACCGCATTTGGTTACTCCTGTTGTTACAGATGCTAAACAAGCAACTGCGTCTCTTAAATGGGCTGTAGAAGAGATGGAAAAACGGTATGCCCTGTTTGTTGAGGCTGGTGTTCGGGATATTGAACGCTACAACCAAACGACAGATGATCAATTACCGTATATTGTCATTATAATAGATGAGCTAGCCGATTTGATGATGGTCTCTCCGCAGGATGTTGAGGACTGTATCATCCGTATTGCTCAAAAGGCGCGAGCTTGCGGTATTCATTTATTGCTTGCTACGCAGCGACCATCTGTAGATATCATCACTGGGAATATCAAGGCTAACGTTCCTACACGTCTTGCGTTTGCTGTGTTCTCGCAAATTGATTCCCGGACGATTTTGGATCAAAGTGGAGCAGAAAGATTACTTGGAAGAGGGGACATGCTCTTTTTAGAAAGCGGAGCGCCTCCGATTCGTTTACAAGGAAATTATGTCAATGATGACGAAATTGATGCAGTGACATCTGTAATCAAGAAACAACGCAAGCCGGAATATATTTTTACTAGGGAAGAATTAGAGGCTCAGGTCTCATCCATTGAGATGGGAGATGACCCATTATTCCATGAAGCACTTGTATTTGTAGCCGAACAAGGGCAGGCATCGGCATCAAGCTTACAGCGCAGATTCCGTATCGGATACAATCGTGCCGCCCGCTTAATTGAAATGATGGAGGCTAGCGGTTACGTTGCAGGACAAAATGGAGGGAAGCCCCGTACAGTGCTAATTACGGCAGAGGATGCCCAAGCGTTAGGGGAAGGAAGTAATTTATTTTAG
- the rsgA gene encoding ribosome small subunit-dependent GTPase A → MDLKTLGWNQNFEQHFAAYSDPTYIVGRVTLEHKRIYRVMTEGGELLAEISGKMRYQAFDREDYPAIGDWVVMQPRWEEQKATIHAILPRQSKFSRKAAGNALEEQIVAANVNTVFLVNALNLDFNLRRIERYLLVTWESGANPVIVLSKADLCEDIESKIAEVESIALGVPIYAISTFAHQGLEQLLPYVQTGQTVALLGSSGVGKSSLVNALSKEQLQIVQEVRSGDDRGKHTTTHRELFLLPSGGLMIDTPGMRELQLWDSNEGLADTFKDIEELAERCRFYDCRHTTEPGCAIKAALEEGTLTDKRYQNYVKLQRELAFLARKENRQAQAAEKNRWKQINKSLRDAPKKR, encoded by the coding sequence TTGGATCTCAAAACATTAGGCTGGAATCAAAACTTTGAACAACATTTTGCAGCATATTCTGATCCTACATATATTGTAGGCCGAGTTACCTTAGAGCATAAACGTATCTATCGCGTCATGACTGAAGGCGGCGAGCTACTGGCTGAAATTAGTGGAAAAATGCGATATCAGGCTTTTGATCGAGAAGATTATCCAGCAATAGGCGATTGGGTCGTCATGCAGCCTCGCTGGGAAGAGCAAAAAGCTACGATTCATGCTATTTTACCACGGCAAAGTAAGTTTTCACGTAAAGCGGCTGGCAATGCTCTCGAAGAACAGATCGTTGCAGCCAACGTAAATACTGTGTTTTTAGTTAATGCTCTTAATTTAGATTTTAACCTTCGTCGTATTGAGCGTTATCTGCTGGTCACATGGGAATCTGGCGCTAATCCTGTGATTGTACTTAGCAAAGCTGATTTATGTGAGGATATTGAAAGCAAGATCGCTGAAGTGGAATCGATAGCATTGGGAGTACCGATTTATGCGATTAGCACTTTCGCTCATCAGGGATTGGAGCAGCTTCTCCCCTATGTTCAAACTGGGCAGACCGTTGCCTTACTTGGATCATCTGGGGTTGGAAAATCCTCGCTAGTCAATGCATTAAGCAAGGAACAGCTTCAGATTGTACAGGAAGTCCGCAGCGGTGATGACCGAGGAAAGCATACGACCACCCATCGCGAGTTATTCTTGTTGCCATCTGGGGGCCTCATGATTGATACTCCAGGAATGCGCGAGCTCCAGCTTTGGGATTCCAATGAAGGCTTAGCAGATACCTTTAAAGATATAGAGGAATTGGCAGAACGCTGCCGCTTCTACGATTGCAGGCATACAACTGAACCGGGATGCGCTATTAAAGCTGCATTGGAGGAAGGAACGCTCACAGACAAGCGCTATCAAAACTATGTAAAGCTACAGCGTGAGCTAGCCTTTCTAGCACGTAAAGAAAACAGACAGGCTCAAGCGGCGGAAAAGAATCGCTGGAAACAAATAAACAAATCGCTGCGTGATGCTCCTAAAAAGCGATAA